One Streptomyces sp. R28 DNA window includes the following coding sequences:
- the cimA gene encoding citramalate synthase: MTVTSELDDSFHVFDTTLRDGAQREGINLTVADKLAIARHLDDFGVGFIEGGWPGANPRDTEFFARARQEIDFKHAQLVAFGATRRAGAKASEDPQVKALLESGAPVITLVAKSHDRHVELALRTTLDENLEMVRDTVSHLCEQGRRVFVDCEHFFDGYRANPEYAKSVVRTASEAGADVVILCDTNGGMLPAQVQAVVSTVLADTGARLGIHAQDDTGCAVANTLAAVDAGATHVQCTANGYGERVGNANLFPVVAALELKYGKKVLPDGHLREMTRISHAIAEVVNLTPSTHQPYVGVSAFAHKAGLHASAIKVDPDLYQHIDPEQVGNTMRMLVSDMAGRASIELKGKELGVDLGGDRELVGRVVERVKERELKGYTYEAADASFELLLRAEVEGKSLKYFGVESWRAIVEDRPDGTHANEATVKLFAKGERIVATAEGNGPVNALDRALRVALEKIYPQLAKLELVDYKVRILEGVHGTQSTTRVLISTSDGAGEWSTVGVAENVIAASWQALEDAYTYGLLRAGVTPAE; this comes from the coding sequence ATGACGGTAACCAGCGAACTCGACGACTCGTTCCACGTCTTCGACACCACCCTGCGCGACGGCGCCCAGCGGGAGGGCATCAACCTCACCGTCGCCGACAAGCTGGCCATCGCACGGCACCTGGACGACTTCGGCGTGGGCTTCATCGAGGGCGGCTGGCCCGGCGCCAACCCCCGGGACACCGAGTTCTTCGCGCGCGCCCGGCAGGAGATCGACTTCAAGCACGCCCAGCTCGTCGCCTTCGGCGCGACCCGCCGTGCGGGCGCCAAGGCGAGCGAGGACCCGCAGGTCAAGGCGCTGCTGGAGTCCGGCGCCCCGGTGATCACGCTCGTCGCGAAGTCCCACGACCGGCACGTCGAGCTCGCCCTGCGCACCACGCTCGACGAGAACCTGGAGATGGTCCGCGACACGGTGTCCCACCTGTGCGAGCAGGGCCGCCGCGTCTTCGTCGACTGCGAGCACTTCTTCGACGGCTACCGCGCCAACCCCGAGTACGCGAAATCCGTCGTCCGTACGGCCTCGGAGGCCGGCGCGGACGTCGTCATCCTCTGCGACACCAACGGCGGCATGCTCCCCGCCCAGGTCCAGGCGGTCGTCTCGACCGTCCTCGCCGACACCGGGGCCCGGCTCGGCATCCACGCCCAGGACGACACCGGCTGCGCGGTCGCCAACACCCTCGCCGCGGTCGACGCGGGCGCGACCCACGTCCAGTGCACGGCCAACGGTTACGGCGAGCGGGTCGGCAACGCCAACCTGTTCCCGGTGGTGGCGGCCCTGGAGCTGAAGTACGGCAAGAAGGTCCTCCCCGACGGCCACCTGCGCGAGATGACCCGTATCTCGCACGCCATCGCCGAGGTCGTCAACCTCACCCCGTCCACGCACCAGCCCTACGTCGGCGTCTCCGCCTTCGCGCACAAGGCCGGCCTGCACGCCTCCGCCATCAAGGTCGACCCGGACCTGTACCAGCACATCGACCCCGAGCAGGTCGGCAACACCATGCGGATGCTGGTCTCCGACATGGCGGGCCGCGCGTCGATCGAGCTCAAGGGCAAGGAGCTCGGCGTCGACCTGGGCGGCGACCGTGAGCTGGTCGGCCGGGTGGTCGAGCGGGTCAAGGAGCGGGAGCTCAAGGGCTACACGTACGAGGCGGCGGACGCGAGCTTCGAGCTCCTCCTGCGGGCCGAGGTCGAGGGCAAGTCCCTGAAGTACTTCGGCGTCGAGTCCTGGCGCGCGATCGTCGAGGACCGCCCCGACGGCACCCACGCCAACGAGGCCACGGTCAAGCTCTTCGCCAAGGGTGAGCGCATCGTCGCCACGGCCGAGGGCAACGGCCCGGTCAACGCCCTCGACCGCGCGCTGCGGGTGGCGCTGGAGAAGATCTACCCCCAGCTCGCCAAGCTGGAGCTCGTCGACTACAAGGTCCGCATCCTGGAGGGCGTGCACGGCACCCAGTCCACGACCCGCGTCCTGATCTCCACGTCCGACGGGGCGGGGGAGTGGTCGACGGTCGGCGTCGCCGAGAACGTCATCGCGGCGTCGTGGCAGGCGCTGGAGGACGCCTACACCTACGGGCTGCTGCGGGCCGGGGTGACGCCGGCCGAGTAG
- a CDS encoding VOC family protein, whose protein sequence is MDDTETDDRNLLARGSAATRLPAQDLERARRFYFEKLGLEPVDERPGGLLYRCGGTEFAVYRSTGASPGTFTQMGWQVEDVEAVVAELRRRGVEFEEVDVPGFRTANGIADIEGHYPSKGFRGERAAWFHDSEGNLLGIGQPYA, encoded by the coding sequence ATGGACGACACGGAGACGGACGACAGGAACCTGTTGGCCCGGGGCAGTGCGGCGACCCGGCTGCCCGCCCAGGACCTGGAGCGGGCGCGGCGTTTCTACTTCGAGAAGCTCGGCCTGGAGCCGGTCGACGAACGGCCGGGTGGGCTGCTGTACCGGTGCGGAGGCACGGAGTTCGCCGTGTACCGGTCGACGGGCGCCTCCCCCGGCACCTTCACCCAGATGGGCTGGCAGGTGGAGGACGTCGAGGCGGTCGTGGCGGAACTCAGGCGGCGCGGCGTGGAGTTCGAGGAGGTCGACGTGCCCGGGTTCCGCACGGCGAACGGCATCGCCGACATCGAGGGCCACTACCCGAGCAAGGGCTTCCGCGGTGAACGTGCCGCCTGGTTCCACGACAGCGAGGGCAACCTGCTGGGCATCGGCCAGCCGTACGCCTGA
- a CDS encoding glycoside hydrolase family 3 N-terminal domain-containing protein: MRRTALLAAAALLTTLLPLTAAAPASGADDPPPVPVDRFEGEVPFASPPAEGVFTWGSDNDDPPALRLTARDDAPEGEKVLSGSYDISGYGGFTHGFAFAEPAHDWSAHKGVRLWWEGQDNGKKIAFELRDGGANGEASELWTTSFTDDFTGWKQIELPFTDFTYRTDYQPVGGIDHILGLTETWGYAVTLPAGTKARFAMDGVELYGKADQALKASVLTDSAVYPTDEGSAATAKLTVATTGSTPLDEPVTVTYETTGGTADPGRDYTPVTGTVTFPAGTASGTTREIRVPTLEDRSAEPAETIPLKLTVTGAKPPAETPQIVVDAHGLPYLDSELPVRGRVADLLSRLSLEEKAGQMTQAERGALTASGDIATYALGSLLSGGGSTPTPNTAEAWAKMIDGFQLRAQATRFQIPLIYGVDAVHGHNNLVGATVMPHNIGLGASRDPGLAHRTGAVTAAETRATGIPWDFAPCLCVTRDDRWGRAYESFGEDPALVDAMETVIQGLQGRPDGRDLNRGDKVLATAKHFVGDGGTEYGSSTTGTYTIDQGVTKVTRQQLEAVHLAPYRTAVDRGVGTVMPSYSSLDLVGDGRGPVKMHARADMINGVLKDRMGFDGFVISDWQGIDQIPGDHAFDVRTSVNAGVDMIMVPYAYKDFHATLVDEVRAGRISEKRIDDAVSRILTQKFRLGLFEKPYADTSGAARIGSAAHRAVARQAAAQSQVLLKNTDGLLPLKKSQEVYVAGSNADDIGNQSGGWTVTWQGASGDITPGTTILEAMRKNSARLTYSKDASAPTQGHDVGVVVVGETPYAEGVGDVGNGHDLRLSPADRAAVDKVCGAMKCAVLIVSGRPQLIDDERLARIDALVASWLPGTEGDGVADVLYGRRPFTGQLPVTWPKSEAQLPINVGDASYDPRFPYGWGLTTLTEVPGGGAVTLRALGIAAAAAERAGAEEAGRALVTKARLIVQRRAAGTGITEAVAGPFAEADHLLLTGRYGAAVRKLTAAYRAA, encoded by the coding sequence ATGCGAAGAACCGCCCTGCTCGCCGCCGCCGCGCTCCTCACCACCCTGCTCCCGCTCACCGCCGCCGCCCCCGCATCCGGCGCCGACGATCCCCCGCCGGTCCCTGTCGACCGTTTCGAGGGCGAGGTGCCCTTCGCGAGCCCGCCCGCCGAGGGGGTCTTCACCTGGGGCAGCGACAACGACGACCCGCCCGCCCTGCGGTTGACCGCCCGCGACGACGCGCCCGAGGGTGAGAAAGTGCTCTCCGGCTCGTACGACATCAGCGGCTACGGCGGCTTCACCCACGGCTTCGCCTTCGCCGAGCCCGCCCACGACTGGTCCGCCCACAAGGGCGTCCGCTTGTGGTGGGAAGGCCAGGACAACGGCAAGAAGATCGCCTTCGAGCTCAGGGACGGCGGAGCGAACGGCGAGGCCTCCGAGCTGTGGACGACCTCCTTCACCGACGACTTCACCGGCTGGAAACAGATCGAGCTGCCGTTCACCGACTTCACCTACCGCACCGACTACCAGCCCGTGGGCGGCATCGACCACATCCTGGGCCTCACCGAGACCTGGGGCTACGCCGTCACCCTCCCGGCCGGAACCAAGGCTCGGTTCGCCATGGACGGCGTCGAGTTGTACGGCAAGGCCGACCAGGCCCTGAAAGCCTCGGTCCTGACCGACTCCGCCGTCTACCCCACCGACGAGGGCAGTGCGGCGACCGCGAAGCTCACGGTCGCGACCACGGGCTCCACCCCCCTCGACGAACCCGTCACCGTCACCTACGAGACCACAGGCGGCACCGCCGACCCCGGCAGGGACTACACCCCGGTCACCGGAACCGTCACCTTCCCGGCCGGCACGGCCTCCGGCACCACCCGCGAGATCCGCGTCCCCACCCTTGAGGACAGGTCCGCCGAGCCCGCCGAGACGATCCCGCTGAAGCTGACGGTCACCGGCGCCAAGCCCCCCGCCGAGACCCCGCAGATCGTCGTCGACGCGCACGGACTGCCGTATCTCGACAGCGAGTTGCCGGTGCGGGGGCGCGTCGCCGACCTCCTCTCGCGCCTCTCCCTCGAGGAGAAGGCAGGCCAGATGACCCAGGCCGAGCGCGGCGCCCTCACCGCGTCCGGCGACATCGCCACGTACGCCCTCGGCTCGCTCCTCTCCGGCGGCGGCTCCACGCCGACGCCCAACACCGCCGAGGCCTGGGCGAAGATGATCGACGGCTTCCAGCTCCGGGCGCAGGCGACCCGCTTCCAGATCCCGCTGATCTACGGCGTCGACGCGGTGCACGGCCACAACAACCTGGTCGGCGCGACGGTCATGCCGCACAACATCGGACTCGGGGCGTCCCGGGATCCGGGGCTGGCCCACCGGACCGGCGCGGTGACCGCCGCCGAGACCCGGGCGACCGGCATCCCCTGGGACTTCGCGCCCTGCCTGTGCGTGACGCGGGACGACCGGTGGGGACGGGCGTACGAGTCCTTCGGCGAGGACCCGGCCCTCGTCGACGCCATGGAGACGGTCATCCAGGGCCTCCAGGGCAGGCCCGACGGACGCGACCTGAACCGCGGCGACAAGGTCCTCGCCACCGCCAAGCACTTCGTCGGCGACGGCGGCACCGAGTACGGCTCCTCGACCACCGGCACGTACACCATCGACCAGGGCGTCACCAAGGTCACCCGGCAGCAGTTGGAGGCCGTCCACCTGGCCCCGTACCGGACGGCCGTCGACCGCGGCGTCGGCACGGTCATGCCGTCGTACTCCTCCCTGGACCTCGTCGGCGACGGCCGGGGGCCGGTGAAGATGCACGCCCGCGCCGACATGATCAACGGGGTCCTGAAGGACCGTATGGGCTTCGACGGCTTCGTGATCAGCGACTGGCAGGGCATCGACCAGATCCCCGGCGACCACGCCTTCGACGTCCGTACGTCGGTCAACGCGGGCGTCGACATGATCATGGTGCCGTACGCGTACAAGGACTTCCACGCGACCTTGGTCGACGAGGTCAGGGCCGGCCGGATCAGCGAGAAGCGGATCGACGACGCCGTATCCCGCATCCTCACGCAGAAGTTCCGCCTCGGGCTGTTCGAGAAGCCGTACGCCGACACCAGCGGGGCCGCGCGGATCGGTTCCGCCGCGCACCGGGCCGTGGCACGTCAGGCGGCCGCACAGTCGCAGGTGCTGCTGAAGAACACGGACGGGCTGCTGCCCCTGAAGAAGTCGCAGGAGGTCTATGTCGCCGGATCCAACGCCGACGACATCGGCAACCAGAGCGGCGGCTGGACGGTCACCTGGCAGGGCGCGTCCGGAGACATCACGCCCGGCACGACGATCCTGGAGGCGATGCGGAAGAACTCCGCGCGGCTGACGTACTCCAAGGACGCCTCGGCACCGACGCAGGGCCATGACGTGGGCGTGGTCGTCGTCGGCGAGACCCCGTACGCCGAGGGCGTCGGCGACGTCGGCAACGGCCACGACCTTCGGCTGAGCCCCGCCGACCGGGCGGCCGTCGACAAGGTGTGCGGCGCGATGAAGTGCGCGGTGCTGATCGTCTCCGGGCGCCCGCAGCTGATCGACGACGAGCGGCTGGCCCGGATCGACGCGCTGGTCGCCTCCTGGCTGCCGGGCACGGAGGGCGACGGCGTGGCGGACGTCCTCTACGGCAGGCGGCCCTTCACCGGGCAGCTGCCCGTCACCTGGCCGAAGAGCGAGGCGCAGCTGCCGATCAATGTCGGGGACGCGTCGTACGACCCGAGGTTCCCGTACGGCTGGGGCCTGACCACGCTGACCGAGGTGCCGGGCGGCGGCGCGGTGACGCTGAGGGCGCTCGGCATCGCGGCCGCGGCCGCCGAGCGGGCGGGGGCAGAGGAGGCGGGGCGCGCGCTCGTCACCAAGGCCCGGCTGATCGTCCAGCGCAGGGCGGCCGGCACGGGGATCACCGAGGCGGTGGCGGGGCCCTTCGCCGAGGCGGACCATCTGCTGCTGACGGGCCGGTACGGGGCGGCGGTGCGGAAGCTGACGGCGGCGTACAGAGCGGCCTGA
- a CDS encoding trypsin-like serine protease yields the protein MKKLLTALKRCAVLGAAALAIVSLQPVSAANAADSRVVGGTRATQGEFPFMVRLSMGCGGALYTQQIVLTAAHCVSGSGNNTSITATAGVVDLQSTSGRVQVRSTKVLQAPGYNGDGKDWALIKLAQPINLPTLKIATTTQYNTGTFTVAGWGAATEGGGQQRYMLKANVPFVSDATCRSYSGYSGLIANEEICAGLTAGGVDTCQGDSGGPMFRRDSANQWIQVGIVSWGIGCARPNAPGVYTEVSTFASAIASAASTL from the coding sequence TTGAAGAAGCTCCTCACCGCGCTCAAGAGATGCGCGGTCCTCGGCGCAGCCGCTCTCGCGATCGTCAGCCTTCAGCCCGTCTCGGCCGCGAACGCCGCCGATTCGCGCGTCGTCGGCGGAACCCGTGCCACGCAGGGCGAGTTCCCGTTCATGGTCCGGCTCTCCATGGGCTGTGGAGGCGCGCTCTACACCCAGCAGATCGTGCTCACCGCCGCGCACTGTGTGAGCGGGTCCGGCAACAACACCAGCATCACGGCCACCGCCGGTGTCGTGGACCTGCAGTCCACCAGCGGGCGTGTCCAGGTCCGCTCCACCAAGGTGTTGCAGGCCCCCGGCTACAACGGCGACGGCAAGGACTGGGCGCTCATCAAGCTCGCCCAGCCCATCAACCTGCCGACGCTGAAGATCGCCACCACCACGCAGTACAACACCGGCACCTTCACCGTCGCCGGCTGGGGCGCGGCCACCGAGGGCGGCGGCCAGCAGCGCTACATGCTCAAGGCCAACGTGCCGTTCGTCAGCGACGCCACCTGCCGTTCCTACAGCGGCTACAGCGGCCTCATCGCGAACGAGGAGATCTGCGCCGGCCTCACCGCGGGCGGCGTCGACACCTGCCAGGGCGACTCCGGCGGCCCGATGTTCCGTCGGGACAGCGCCAACCAGTGGATCCAGGTCGGCATAGTCAGCTGGGGCATAGGCTGCGCCCGGCCGAACGCCCCCGGCGTCTACACCGAGGTCTCGACCTTCGCCTCCGCGATCGCCTCGGCGGCGTCCACTCTCTGA
- a CDS encoding Cmx/CmrA family chloramphenicol efflux MFS transporter — MPFALHLLGVAVFAQGTSEFMLSGLVPDIARELRVSVPAAGALTSAFAVGMVVGAPVMAGLARRWSRRGALLGFLTVFIAVHVVGAVTDSFGVLVGTRVVGALANAGFLAVALVAAVQMVEPAAKGRATSTLLGGVTLACVVGVPAGAALGQLWGWRAAFWAVALLSVPAVVAVVWSVPRGAADSERPALRGELRSLRSPRLQVTLLLGALVNAATFCTFTYLAPLVTKVTGLGSGWVPVVLALFGAGAFVGVGVGGRFADRRPGAVVIGGGSALCLGWVAFALGAGTPAVALGLVFAQGALSFGVGSTLISQALYAAPGAPTLGGGFATAAFNVGAALGPWLGGTAIGAGLGYRSPLWVSVVLVALSLVAAGVAGAAGGLARRRCQGTADRRTRASSPA, encoded by the coding sequence ATGCCGTTCGCTCTTCATCTGCTGGGCGTTGCCGTCTTCGCCCAGGGAACATCCGAGTTCATGCTGTCCGGGCTGGTGCCGGACATCGCGCGGGAACTGCGGGTTTCCGTGCCCGCTGCCGGGGCGCTCACCTCTGCCTTTGCCGTGGGGATGGTGGTCGGGGCGCCTGTCATGGCCGGGCTCGCGCGGCGGTGGTCACGGCGTGGGGCCCTGTTGGGGTTTCTGACTGTGTTCATCGCCGTCCATGTCGTGGGGGCGGTGACCGACAGCTTCGGGGTACTGGTCGGCACGCGCGTCGTGGGGGCGCTGGCCAATGCCGGGTTCCTGGCCGTCGCCCTCGTCGCGGCCGTCCAGATGGTCGAGCCCGCTGCCAAAGGGCGGGCCACGTCCACCCTGCTCGGCGGGGTCACCCTTGCCTGTGTGGTGGGGGTGCCCGCCGGGGCGGCGCTCGGTCAGCTCTGGGGGTGGCGTGCGGCGTTCTGGGCTGTGGCGCTGCTGTCCGTGCCTGCCGTGGTGGCGGTCGTGTGGTCCGTGCCGCGTGGTGCCGCCGACTCCGAGCGGCCTGCCCTGCGGGGCGAACTGCGGTCGCTGCGCAGCCCCCGGCTCCAGGTCACGCTGCTCCTCGGCGCCCTCGTGAACGCCGCCACCTTCTGCACCTTCACCTATCTCGCGCCGCTGGTCACGAAGGTGACGGGGCTGGGAAGCGGGTGGGTGCCCGTCGTGCTGGCGCTGTTCGGTGCGGGGGCGTTCGTGGGGGTCGGCGTGGGCGGGCGGTTCGCCGATCGGCGGCCCGGGGCGGTGGTGATCGGGGGTGGCAGCGCCTTGTGCCTGGGGTGGGTCGCCTTCGCGCTCGGCGCCGGTACGCCGGCCGTGGCGCTCGGGCTCGTCTTCGCGCAGGGCGCCCTGTCCTTCGGTGTCGGGTCCACGCTCATCTCCCAGGCTCTGTACGCGGCTCCCGGTGCGCCCACGCTGGGCGGTGGCTTCGCGACGGCCGCGTTCAACGTGGGTGCCGCGCTGGGGCCATGGCTCGGCGGTACGGCCATCGGGGCCGGGCTCGGGTACCGGTCACCCCTGTGGGTCAGCGTCGTGCTGGTCGCGCTGTCGCTGGTGGCGGCGGGCGTGGCGGGCGCGGCGGGTGGTCTGGCCCGGCGGCGATGTCAGGGCACGGCTGACCGTCGTACGCGGGCATCGTCACCGGCATGA